In the Ipomoea triloba cultivar NCNSP0323 chromosome 6, ASM357664v1 genome, one interval contains:
- the LOC116022462 gene encoding uncharacterized protein LOC116022462 translates to MICIIWNCQGAASKTFRRTLKHFCRLYSPDLVCLLEPKVSGDQANRICISFGFEEWIRVEAVGFSGGIWVFWNRPLEIQIMKTHPQFINLQITDGNSPPWVLSIVYGSPNQSLRRKLFSELNSIDFRPQTCWLACGDFNSVISTEEVSNTSCFNSSRCFDFRNWIFREGLIDMGFVGTKFTWMRGIDSSTFKGARLDRALSNANWKTRFPQAIVEHLPMINSDHSPLLVSCNPTPEVSGTRPFRFNLAWSTHEDFMNFVRRSWADDKHLEENKNAMAKALPIWNRDTFGNVFHRKKRLLARIKGVQQRLASQVRNDLLRLERKLRKELQTTLYQEELIWFQRSREEWITSGDCNTKFYHTATSIRKNRVKISSLRDSDGVWISDKNLLINHVRTYFERLFSDAHSTNPQLLPHGFFPTLTAQDWQEVNRPFRLEEIKEALSDMSSSKAQAPMDLLVDFSRKRGRSRV, encoded by the coding sequence atgaTTTGCATCATTTGGAATTGTCAAGGCGCTGCGTCTAAAACTTTTAGACGCACCCTCAAACACTTCTGTAGACTTTACTCACCCGATTTGGTTTGTCTTCTAGAGCCAAAAGTGTCGGGCGATCAGGCCAACCGCATTTGCATTAGTTTCGGATTCGAGGAATGGATTAGAGTGGAAGCGGTGGGCTTCTCGGGGGGCATATGGGTCTTTTGGAACCGGCCGCTAGAGATTCAGATTATGAAAACCCATCCACAGTTCATCAACCTGCAGATCACGGATGGAAACTCTCCTCCTTGGGTGTTATCGATAGTTTACGGTAGTCCCAATCAATCTCTCCGAAGGAAGCTATTCTCTGAGCTTAACTCCATCGATTTTCGTCCCCAAACCTGCTGGCTGGCATGTGGAGACTTCAATTCAGTTATAAGCACGGAAGAGGTAAGTAACACATCATGTTTTAACTCATCGAGATGTTTTGATTTCAGGAATTGGATCTTCCGTGAAGGACTTATAGACATGGGCTTCGTtggaactaaattcacatggaTGAGGGGTATTGATTCATCTACATTCAAAGGAGCTAGACTCGACCGTGCTTTGAGCAACGCAAACTGGAAAACCAGATTCCCGCAAGCAATAGTTGAACACCTCCCAATGATAAACTCGGACCACTCACCTCTACTGGTCTCATGCAATCCTACTCCAGAGGTTTCAGGAACCAGACCCTTCAGATTCAATTTAGCTTGGTCTACTCATGAAGACTTTATGAATTTTGTCAGAAGGTCATGGGCAGATGACAAACACTTAGAGGAAAACAAGAACGCCATGGCAAAGGCTCTACCAATCTGGAATAGAGACACCTTTGGGAATGTTTTTCACAGAAAGAAGCGCCTTTTAGCAAGAATCAAAGGGGTTCAGCAACGTTTAGCATCCCAAGTTAGAAACGATTTACTAAGACTAGAGAGAAAACTGAGAAAGGAGCTTCAGACAACTCTATACCAAGAGGAGCTCATATGGTTCCAACGTTCGAGGGAGGAATGGATCACGTCTGGAGATTGCAATACTAAGTTTTATCATACAGCCACCTCAATAAGGAAAAACAGAGTAAAAATCAGCTCCCTTCGGGATTCAGATGGAGTATGGATTTCAGACAAAAACTTATTGATCAACCATGTGCGCACTTATTTCGAAAGACTCTTCTCAGATGCTCATAGCACCAATCCACAACTACTACCTCATGGCTTCTTTCCGACACTAACAGCCCAAGATTGGCAGGAAGTCAATCGCCCCTTTCGACTTGAAGAAATTAAGGAAGCACTATCCGATATGAGCTCTTCTAAAGCCCAGGCCCCGATGGATTTACTGGTGGATTTTTCCAGAAAACGTGGGAGATCACgggtatga
- the LOC116022481 gene encoding sulfite exporter TauE/SafE family protein 3-like: MVGGKWRFVRAVMCIWWSFLLASLVLVLADEGSGSLKNKEAALQSINVSDANNSSDHLSTFLIKSSRETKESGHGHTHVWPELKFGWKIVVGSIIGFLGAAFGSVGGVGGGGIFVPMLTLILRFDPKSATAISKCMITGAAVSTVYCNLRLRHPTMEMPIIDYNLAVLIQPMLMLGISIGVSFNVILADWMVTVLLIILFLGLSTMAFFRGVASWKKETMLKKEAVQRLANGAIDGEGGTFPGGPSSGIQKRAKVSVLENVYWKEFGLIFFVWVVCLGLQISKNYTTTCSTVYWGVNLLQIPVCLGVSSFEAFGLYKGWRKISSKTADSSSKLRAGQLIVFCFFGLVAGTVGALLGLGGGFIMGPLFLELGVPPEVSTATSTFVMMFTSSIAVVEYYLLKRFPVPYAVCLTAVATVAAFVGQHAVRRVIAALGRASLIIFTLAFIIFISAISLGGVGISNMTKKIQHHQNMGFESLCKYRV; this comes from the exons ATGGTGGGAGGAAAATGGAGGTTTGTGAGGGCAGTGATGTGTATTTGGTGGAGTTTTCTCTTAGCTTCATTAGTTTTGGTTTTAGCTGATGAGGGAAGTGGGAGTTTGAAGAATAAGGAAGCAGCTCTACAGAGCATCAACGTTAGCGATGCCAATAATTCATCAGATCACCTCTCAACGTTTCTCATCAAGTCCTCCAGGGAGACTAAAGAATCCGGTCACGGTCACACTCACGTTTGGCCG GAACTGAAATTTGGATGGAAAATTGTAGTGGGCAGCATAATAGGATTCTTGGGGGCGGCATTTGGGAGTGTTGGGGGTGTTGGAGGGGGCGGCATATTTGTGCCCATGCTTACTCTTATTCTAAGATTTGACCCAAAATCTGCAACTGCAATTTCAAAGTGCATGATCACAGGAGCTGCAGTTTCTACTGTTTACTGTAATCTTAGGCTCAGGCATCCCACAATGGAGATGCCAATTATTGATTATAACTTGGCTGTGCTCATCCAACCAATGCTAATGCTTGGAATTAGTATTGGGGTTTCTTTCAATGTGATTTTGGCTGATTGGATGGTCACTGTTCTGCTAATCATTCTCTTCTTAG gCTTATCAACCATGGCCTTCTTCAGAGGTGTTGCGTCCTGGAAGAAAGAAACTATGCTGAAAAAg GAGGCTGTGCAAAGGTTAGCAAATG GAGCAATTGATGGAGAAGGAGGAACTTTTCCTGGTGGTCCCAGCTCTGGCATTCAGAAGAGGGCCAAG GTGTCTGTTCTTGAGAATGTTTACTGGAAGGAGTTTGGGCTTATCTTTTTTGTTTGGGTTGTATGCCTTGGTCTGCAGATCAGCAAG AACTACACAACAACTTGCTCAACTGTGTACTGGGGGGTGAATCTGTTGCAG ATCCCAGTTTGTTTAGGGGTGAGTTCATTTGAAGCGTTTGGGCTGTACAAAGGGTGGAGAAAGATATCATCCAAGACTGCAGATTCAAGCTCCAAATTGCGAGCAGGGCAGCTCATTGTTTTCTGCTTCTTTGGATTGGTAGCTGGTACTGTTGGAGCACTGCTTGGTCTTGGTGGTGGCTTCATCATGGGCCCTCTTTTCCTGGAGCTCGGTGTCCCTCCTGAG GTTTCAACTGCAACATCTACCTTTGTGATGATGTTCACATCATCAATTGCGGTGGTAGAATACTACCTTCTCAAGCGTTTCCCAGTTCCTTATG CTGTGTGTTTAACTGCCGTGGCAACTGTTGCTGCTTTTGTTGGGCAACACGCAGTGAGAAGGGTGATTGCGGCGTTAGGGAGAGCATCATTAATCATCTTCACCTTGGCCTTCATCATTTTCATAAGTGCAATCTCATTAG GTGGAGTTGGAATCTCAAACATGACAAAGAAGATTCAACACCATCAAAATATGGGCTTTGAAAGCCTTTGCAAGTACAGAGTTTAA